A part of Rhinoderma darwinii isolate aRhiDar2 chromosome 1, aRhiDar2.hap1, whole genome shotgun sequence genomic DNA contains:
- the LOC142690074 gene encoding acyl-coenzyme A amino acid N-acyltransferase 1-like codes for MRRAMLGTKDERGGMLGTMSEKGVKLKTRNKRGTLPGTKNGKGAMLETTNERGAMLSTEKGAMLETKNERGAILGTKNNRGVMLGTMNERKAKLGTRNEREPCGGLRMRGLFIYTMTLKASPEISLVDEPVKIQVWGLEPQQIITLRAWLKDERGKLFHSKAYYVSDMEGKVDLEHSPATGGDFHGVCPMGLFWALKSSIPFLRLLKRDVMGSPFNVHLELYCHLELNALPEKPPDTTTCVERWYVSPGVQRLQIKQGRVRGALFIPPGEGPFPGVIDLFGAIGGLIEFRSSLLASRGIASLALAYYGYDDLPKTLDHVDLKYFEEASHLLINHPKVSRAGVGLVGVSKGAEIALALSCFVPKIVATICINGRLSVTSQTFGYGDLILKGAPPRLEKSVTTFSGSLVLLKIYGDLEDQDFILPIEKAKSPILFLAGENDQMCDSVLNAKVSIARAQKYGKKDVYLRSYPGAGHLLEPGSPFCPVSLSSNFNILVQWGGELLGHCKAQEISWKEILDFFRTYIPCSQQSKI; via the exons aTGAgacgagccatgctggggactaaggaTGAGAGGGGAGGCATGCTGGGGACTATGAGTGAGAAGGGAGTCAAGCTAAAGACTAGGAATAAGAGGGGAACCCTGCCGGGGACTAAGAATGGGAAGGGAGCCATGCTGGAGACAacaaatgagaggggagccatgctgagtACTGAGAAGGGAGCCATGTTGGAAActaagaatgagaggggagccattctGGGCACCAAGAATAATAGGGGGGTCATGCTGGGGACTATGAATGAGAGAAAAGCcaagctggggactaggaatgagagggaacCATGCGGGGGACTAAGAATGAGAGGGCTGTTTATTT ATACGATGACCCTAAAAGCCTCTCCGGAGATCTCTCTCGTAGATGAACCAGTGAAAATCCAAGTTTGGGGTCTTGAGCCACAGCAAATAATAACCTTGAGAGCTTGGTTAAAGGATGAGAGAGGGAAGCTTTTTCATTCCAAAGCCTACTATGTCAGCGATATGGAGGGGAAAGTTGACCTGGAGCATTCACCAGCCACTGGTGGAGACTTCCATGGAGTGTGTCCAATGGGACTTTTCTGGGCTTTGAAGTCATCTATCCCTTTCCTAAGACTTCTAAAACGTGATGTGATGGGAAGTCCCTTCAATGTTCACCTAGAACTCTACTGTCATTTGGAATTGAATGCCTTACCTGAAAAACCTCCTGATACCACTACTTGTGTCGAAAGATGGTACGTGTCTCCTGGGGTTCAGAGACTGCAGATCAAACAAGGCCGTGTCAGAGGAGCTTTATTCATTCCTCCAG GTGAAGGTCCTTTCCCAGGGGTTATTGATCTTTTTGGTGCTATCGGAGGTCTTATAGAGTTTCGAAGTAGTCTCTTGGCCAGTCGTGGAATTGCTTCTCTTGCTTTGGCTTACTATGGTTATGATGATCTTCCTAAAACACTGGACCATGTTGATCTTAAATATTTTGAAGAAGCTTCTCATTTACTTATTAATCATCCGAAG GTTTCAAGAGCTGGAGTCGGACTTGTAGGGGTCAGTAAAGGGGCTGAGATAGCTTTGGCCTTGTCATGTTTCGTGCCCAAAATTGTGGCTACAATCTGTATCAATGGAAGACTTTCTGTAACTAGCCAAACTTTCGGCTATGGTGATCTCATACTAAAAGGAGCTCCTCCTCGATTAGAAAAATCTGTGACAACCTTCTCCGGATCCTTAGTATTACTTAAAATATACGGAGACCTGGAAGACCAGGATTTTATACTTCCTATTGAAAAAGCAAAAAGTCCCATCCTGTTCTTGGCGGGAGAAAATGATCAGATGTGTGACAGTGTATTAAATGCTAAAGTATCTATAGCCAGAGCGCAAAAGTATGGCAAAAAGGACGTGTACTTACGTAGTTACCCAGGAGCTGGACATCTTCTTGAACCAGGTTCCCCATTCTGTCCAGTGTCACTAAGTAGTAATTTTAATATTCTTGTACAGTGGGGTGGAGAGCTCCTGGGACACTGCAAGGCACAGGAAATAAGCTGGAAAGAAATACTCGACTTTTTTCGCACATATATACCATGTTCTCAGCAgagtaaaatataa